From Synergistaceae bacterium, a single genomic window includes:
- a CDS encoding cyclodeaminase/cyclohydrolase family protein — translation MAVEKSEIQVFFEKLASATPTPGGGSSAALCGATAAALVSMVANLTVGREKYKENWEIMEEVAKKSEELRFKFVELANCDIKGYGNYMDCLGMCKETEEEKKLRRDAMQEALVYITEIPMNTIETCVEVAKLSFKAAKFGNPNAISDAACGAILAEAVARAASHSVRANLPGIKDKEFVLCTEKKMNEALDEVKRELIKTETLISEFLS, via the coding sequence ATGGCTGTTGAAAAGAGTGAAATACAGGTTTTTTTTGAAAAACTTGCCTCTGCCACTCCGACTCCCGGAGGCGGCAGCTCTGCCGCACTCTGTGGAGCAACTGCTGCGGCTCTCGTTTCCATGGTCGCAAATCTCACAGTCGGAAGAGAAAAATACAAAGAAAACTGGGAAATAATGGAAGAAGTTGCAAAAAAAAGTGAAGAACTTCGCTTTAAATTCGTTGAATTGGCGAATTGCGACATAAAAGGCTATGGCAACTATATGGACTGTCTAGGAATGTGCAAAGAAACGGAAGAGGAGAAAAAGCTAAGAAGAGATGCAATGCAAGAAGCACTTGTTTACATCACTGAGATTCCCATGAATACGATAGAAACTTGTGTTGAAGTTGCGAAGCTCTCTTTCAAAGCCGCCAAATTTGGAAATCCCAACGCAATAAGTGATGCCGCATGTGGGGCGATTTTGGCTGAAGCAGTGGCAAGAGCTGCGTCGCACAGTGTTCGAGCAAATCTTCCCGGAATAAAAGACAAAGAGTTCGTTCTTTGTACTGAAAAGAAAATGAATGAAGCTCTTGATGAAGTAAAAAGGGAATTGATTAAGACAGAGACACTCATATCCGAATTTTTAAGCTAA
- a CDS encoding formate--tetrahydrofolate ligase, with amino-acid sequence MAYLTDIEIAQKTELEPIVEVAAKLNIDEDDLELYGKYKAKVSFNLWNKIKNNKDGKMILVTAITPTPAGEGKTTTSVGLTQALVKMGKKAAVALREPSLGPVFGIKGGAAGGGYSQVVPMEDINVHFTGDFHAISSAHNLLAAMLDNSMQQGNPLKIDQRRIVFKRVMDMNDRALRKIIIGLGGKADGIPREDGFDITVASEIMAILCLSDSIDNLKERLASIIVAYDFDGKPITARDLQAQGAMAMLLKDAIKPNLVQTIEHVPAFIHGGPFANIAHGCNSVMATKYALKLSDYFVTEAGFGADLGAEKFLDIKCRLAGIKPDAVVIVATIRALKMHGGVAKENLGEINMQALEAGIPNLEKHVENMLSYGVPVVVALNKFPTDRDEELKLVREKCAKLGAPVVQSDIWARGGEGGIEMAEAVLEACEKPNNFRFLYDENLSPKEKITKIATEIYGASGVNFTDTAEKDLKQIHDLGKDNLLICMAKTQASLSDDPSKKGRPTGYVLTVREVRLSAGAGFIIPITGTIMTMPGLPKQPAACSIDVDNDGKISGLF; translated from the coding sequence ATGGCTTATCTAACAGACATCGAAATTGCACAGAAAACGGAATTAGAACCAATAGTGGAAGTTGCTGCAAAATTAAATATTGATGAAGATGATTTGGAGCTTTACGGAAAATATAAAGCAAAAGTTTCTTTTAACCTCTGGAATAAAATAAAAAATAACAAAGACGGGAAGATGATTCTCGTCACAGCCATCACGCCTACTCCGGCAGGCGAAGGAAAAACAACTACCTCCGTAGGACTTACTCAAGCACTGGTTAAAATGGGCAAAAAAGCGGCTGTTGCACTACGTGAACCCTCTTTGGGCCCGGTTTTTGGAATCAAAGGTGGTGCCGCAGGCGGAGGATATAGTCAGGTAGTGCCAATGGAAGACATAAACGTTCACTTCACTGGCGACTTTCATGCAATAAGCTCTGCACATAACCTCCTTGCCGCCATGTTGGACAACTCCATGCAGCAGGGTAATCCTCTCAAAATAGATCAGCGCCGCATAGTTTTCAAAAGAGTCATGGATATGAATGATCGTGCTCTGCGCAAGATTATTATTGGCCTTGGCGGCAAGGCTGATGGAATTCCACGTGAAGATGGTTTCGATATCACAGTTGCCTCAGAGATAATGGCCATTCTCTGTCTTTCTGACAGTATAGACAATCTAAAGGAACGTCTGGCTTCAATTATCGTCGCCTATGATTTTGACGGCAAACCCATTACAGCTAGAGATCTTCAGGCACAGGGTGCAATGGCTATGCTTTTAAAAGATGCAATCAAGCCAAACCTAGTTCAGACAATAGAACACGTTCCTGCATTTATCCATGGTGGCCCCTTTGCAAACATAGCACATGGTTGCAACAGCGTTATGGCCACTAAATATGCACTTAAACTTTCAGACTACTTTGTCACAGAAGCAGGCTTTGGAGCGGATTTAGGTGCGGAGAAATTTTTGGATATCAAATGCCGTCTTGCTGGCATCAAGCCGGACGCGGTAGTAATTGTTGCAACTATACGTGCTCTCAAAATGCATGGAGGAGTAGCAAAAGAAAATCTCGGAGAAATCAACATGCAGGCACTCGAAGCCGGTATTCCAAACTTGGAAAAACATGTAGAAAACATGCTTTCATATGGAGTGCCCGTTGTAGTTGCCCTTAATAAATTCCCGACAGATAGAGATGAAGAGCTTAAGCTCGTCAGAGAAAAGTGCGCCAAACTGGGAGCTCCTGTCGTGCAGTCAGATATCTGGGCTCGCGGAGGCGAAGGTGGAATAGAAATGGCGGAAGCAGTTTTAGAAGCCTGTGAAAAGCCAAACAACTTCCGTTTCCTCTATGATGAAAATCTTTCTCCCAAAGAGAAAATCACAAAAATAGCCACTGAAATATATGGAGCTTCAGGAGTTAACTTCACCGATACCGCCGAAAAAGATCTCAAACAAATACACGATCTCGGCAAGGATAATCTCCTTATCTGTATGGCCAAGACGCAAGCATCTCTTTCCGACGACCCTTCAAAAAAAGGTCGTCCGACAGGCTATGTCCTTACTGTAAGAGAAGTTCGCCTTTCTGCAGGAGCCGGATTCATAATTCCAATTACTGGAACGATTATGACAATGCCCGGGTTGCCCAAACAGCCTGCAGCATGCTCCATAGATGTTGACAATGACGGGAAGATAAGCGGTCTATTCTAA
- the mscL gene encoding large-conductance mechanosensitive channel protein MscL: MYKEFKEFILRGNVLDMAIGVIIGIAFGNIISSLVNDIFMPVLSKITSGVNLATLKYVLTPEEIGVCGEVLAEESAILYGLFIQNIIDFLLIAISIFFFIKLVSKIRKPEEEVEENAAPTQEELLTEIRDLLKK, from the coding sequence ATGTATAAAGAATTCAAAGAGTTTATCCTGAGAGGCAACGTCCTCGACATGGCAATAGGTGTCATAATAGGTATAGCTTTTGGCAATATAATTTCATCCCTAGTAAACGACATCTTTATGCCGGTACTGAGCAAAATCACAAGTGGAGTCAACTTAGCAACGCTTAAATATGTCTTGACCCCTGAAGAAATTGGTGTCTGTGGCGAGGTATTGGCTGAAGAATCTGCCATTCTGTACGGACTCTTTATCCAGAATATAATTGATTTCTTGCTAATAGCCATATCAATTTTCTTCTTTATCAAATTGGTTTCTAAGATAAGAAAGCCGGAGGAAGAAGTTGAAGAGAACGCAGCTCCTACGCAGGAAGAACTACTTACGGAAATCCGAGATCTGCTTAAGAAATAA
- a CDS encoding permease — MKWLKALTGKFLSSFGIDISGRLGGSLQFFIYDVIKIFVLLSVLIFVISYIQSYFPPERTKKILGRFKGVKANLLSALLGTVTPFCSCSSIPLFIGFTRAGLSLGVTFSFLISSPLVDLGSLILLVSIFGTKIAVAYVVVGLVLAVAGGSLIEALRLDTYIEEYIKAGDSINIESEDISTKERIEFARDQVIFTVRKVALYIFIGVGIGALIHNWIPQNLIEMALGNKNSFSVVIATFIGIPIYSDIFGTIPIAEALYAKGVGLGTIMSLMMAVTALSLPSIILLRKAVKPPLLILFISIVAVGIMLIGYLFNAFAWMFVYVWINGSNRENLKRSYGYDHGRS; from the coding sequence ATGAAGTGGCTGAAAGCCCTTACCGGTAAATTTCTGAGTTCTTTTGGCATTGACATTTCCGGCAGATTGGGAGGATCTCTTCAGTTTTTTATATATGATGTAATAAAGATTTTCGTTCTTTTGTCAGTACTCATATTTGTTATTTCCTATATCCAAAGCTACTTTCCTCCGGAACGCACCAAGAAAATACTAGGACGTTTTAAAGGAGTTAAAGCTAATCTACTCTCAGCATTGCTTGGCACCGTGACTCCATTTTGCAGCTGTTCTTCTATTCCTCTTTTTATCGGATTTACCAGAGCCGGGCTTTCACTAGGGGTCACTTTTTCTTTTTTAATATCTTCTCCCCTGGTTGACTTGGGCTCATTAATCCTTCTTGTAAGCATATTCGGCACTAAAATTGCCGTTGCATATGTTGTAGTTGGCTTAGTACTTGCTGTTGCAGGCGGCAGTTTAATAGAAGCGCTTCGTTTGGATACATATATAGAAGAATATATAAAAGCTGGAGATAGCATAAACATTGAATCCGAAGATATTTCCACAAAAGAAAGAATAGAATTTGCAAGAGACCAGGTAATATTTACCGTTAGAAAAGTGGCTCTCTATATATTCATAGGAGTAGGTATTGGAGCTCTGATACACAACTGGATTCCACAGAATCTGATAGAAATGGCTCTCGGCAATAAGAACAGTTTTTCTGTCGTCATAGCCACTTTTATAGGAATTCCAATATATTCTGACATCTTTGGCACAATCCCCATTGCTGAGGCATTATATGCAAAGGGAGTTGGGCTCGGCACAATAATGTCATTGATGATGGCTGTTACAGCACTCTCTCTTCCCTCGATTATACTTTTGCGCAAAGCGGTTAAGCCGCCACTGTTAATTCTATTCATAAGCATAGTCGCAGTTGGCATAATGCTCATTGGATACCTATTCAATGCATTTGCTTGGATGTTCGTATATGTTTGGATAAATGGCAGTAATAGGGAAAATCTCAAAAGAAGTTATGGATATGATCATGGCCGGAGCTAA
- a CDS encoding calcium/sodium antiporter, with protein MDLFVVLFLFAVGIVAIVKGGDMFVDAASWIAEVSGVPKLIVGATVVSIATTLPELIVSLMATFDGKVEIAIGNAVGSVTANTGLIMAFALLFIPCVIKRSDYILKTIFMLGGTIVLIACGFIGSIGVMGSLILLAMCCLAFAENIIEALNAMNLQKSNEVRGNKPTAKEKRINIAKFVFGALLLVVGSRLLVDNGSYLAKLLGVSERIIGVTLIAIGTSLPELVTTLTAIAKKHATLSVGNIIGANIIDLTFILPVCSILSGKTIPISGTLAQIDLPAALIVGSIAILPTLYMKKFTRVQGVVLLLTYLTYVIITITA; from the coding sequence ATGGACCTTTTTGTTGTTTTATTTCTGTTTGCGGTAGGGATTGTCGCCATTGTAAAGGGTGGCGATATGTTTGTAGATGCGGCATCATGGATAGCTGAAGTCTCTGGTGTTCCAAAGCTTATTGTCGGAGCCACTGTAGTAAGCATAGCCACTACTCTTCCGGAGTTGATTGTATCTCTGATGGCGACATTTGACGGCAAAGTCGAAATAGCGATAGGAAATGCTGTCGGCAGTGTCACGGCAAATACTGGTTTAATAATGGCATTTGCTCTGCTCTTTATTCCCTGTGTCATTAAACGCAGCGACTACATTTTAAAAACGATATTTATGCTTGGCGGAACCATCGTTCTCATTGCCTGTGGTTTTATAGGCTCAATAGGAGTAATGGGGAGTTTGATATTGCTTGCGATGTGCTGCTTAGCCTTTGCAGAAAATATTATAGAAGCGCTCAATGCCATGAATTTGCAAAAGAGCAATGAAGTACGCGGAAATAAACCCACTGCAAAAGAAAAGAGAATTAATATTGCAAAATTCGTATTCGGAGCACTGCTCTTGGTCGTCGGTTCTCGTCTGCTTGTCGACAATGGAAGCTATCTGGCAAAACTGCTGGGAGTTTCAGAGAGGATTATAGGAGTAACTCTTATCGCAATAGGCACATCTCTTCCTGAATTGGTAACGACGTTAACGGCTATTGCGAAAAAACATGCCACACTTTCTGTCGGGAACATTATCGGCGCAAATATAATAGATTTGACTTTTATACTGCCTGTTTGTTCCATTCTTTCAGGAAAAACGATCCCCATATCAGGAACTCTGGCTCAGATAGACCTCCCCGCAGCACTCATCGTTGGGAGCATAGCTATTCTGCCCACCCTTTATATGAAAAAGTTTACGAGAGTCCAAGGTGTCGTACTCTTATTAACGTACCTCACATACGTTATAATTACAATAACCGCTTAG